The following nucleotide sequence is from Sander vitreus isolate 19-12246 chromosome 11, sanVit1, whole genome shotgun sequence.
ACACTGAAGCCGAACCTTTCAACAGCACTATCTTGTGCGAGGGTTCTTCTTACATTCTGAAAAGAACGTCTTCTTTGTAACTTTTCCTTAATCATCAAATTTCTATGTCTTCATCCTGAAAAAAATTGCAATTTCACTATGTCAATCAttttttgagaaaataaaagtaagGGTGCAAATCGTATTAACAATTTTTAATCTGAGTCTAATGATCAGTgcttttttcattacttttttgtttgtgtgtttttgtgtaatttaatgttttcttttcccttctTTCCAGCCTTGTCTTTCCTAATTAGCAACTTAAACCCACAGCAGGAGAGAGCACCGCACCATCTATGCAGGAAAATAAGGACGCCCTACTATTGCCCAACAAAGAAGAGTAGTAGAGGAATTTTCATTAGAATGAAACCCCCCATACGCCTTAAACCCCACTGTGAAGTTACAATGGCACAAAAGAGGTGCCAGCAGGGATGCAAACTCATAACTGGAAGTGTCACCCTAAAAAAGTACTCAGCAGAAAGGAGAGTACAGTAAGGCTTACTTCCTGAGATAAGGTTAAACAAAAGTGGAACATAAGCTCCCTTCACATGGCCACCCATTTAGAAAACACCTGTCCTCTAACATTGAAACATCTCTTTCTTGTCATGTGGAGCGCCTGAAAGGTGTCTTCAAGCTTTCATCAATACCGTCTTGTTTTGGCgcagtgtatgtgtgcagaAAAAAGTGGAGAAAACGGCTGCTGGCAGCATGAAACGCTGGACCCATCCATGCTGTCAGAGCGAAGTGGTGCTGCCTATTTCATATGGAAATCAATGCAGCAGAATGCAGTCAATTGCCAAACAAGTGACTTTGGCACTTACTGCTACACACAAAACAGTGAAAAAGCGAGAGGGCTTTGgcaaaaaagaggaataaagcCTTGGTCTAGTTAAAATTGAGAAATACTCAACATGATTTTTGGTACGTGCCTTAACAAAAGCATGAGTGAAAAGAATGAATTATAAATGAAGTTGTCACAATGCAATTAGAGAGAGACTGGACAACTTATTTTTCCTCTGTACAGTGAGTCACAGCTAACTAACTGTTTATTGGAGGCTAAACTCCATCCTCAGTGTCTGTAACATAGACTGAGGGAGCTGCAGGAAAAGAAAGGATTTGCTCTTGATTTGTGCCAACTGTGTTCCTGTTTCTAACGCAGTGTAACTGTTGCGCAAGGATTTAGACTCCTACACCGGAAAGACGCTGGCATGCATGAGGTTTAACATGCATGTGCAGGCCAAGTTTGTGTGTCTTAAAAAGTTTGAACACAACAGAAGACATTTGTTTACAGCCATTACAGactcaaactaaaaataagtgtgATCAAATCAAGACAATTACAATTACATAAACAAAGATGTCTGTTTTCATTATTCTGTTTCATATTCcatttgtgaaataaaaacgTAATCTGTAACACCATCAAAGTTCTTACTGTTCACTTAATATGTCATTAATATTCTGCTGGCCAATGATTTATAGTGAAAAAACAACTCAATTTAGTGACAAAACATGTCTGGAACAGCAAAAATGGCAGAGGATAGTTAATAAACCAGCACCGTGAAATCCCCTCAGACTGTTACATTAGCTATTAATGCCAGTGTATGCATTCTGCAGTAGTACCAAGCCCAAGGACTGGGTAATGTGTTACAGAAGGTTATGGAAGAAACAATTATCAAACTAAAGGATTTCTGTGGAGGAGAAGAGATTAGAGAAGGTATCCTTTCCCCTCGTAGTAAAACTACATTAATAAACTATTACTTATCTTCCTGAGTAAATTATAAAGTGACACATCTTTCACTTGCTACTCCGTATAACATGGAATGcttattcaaatgtttaaacctTGAATGACTGCAtggattttatttaaacagtcaCCAATCGCTGTCTGCAAATCACAACAAATCCAAGCTAATGATCAACGTGCACATGCTGACAAGGTCTACTTAGAGTCTGCGGATTAAGTCAAGTCATCATTTTGTACACCTCAGTTATCATCAGCAAATGTCAGCTACAAGTACTGTGACTGCTGTAATTCAAAGGAAATGCCAAGTGAATTGTTTTTGTTATCTTTTTTTGGCATGGGCAGTCcaccatttctgtttttgtgtgtctgttagcCAGTGAGGAAATTGGTCCAAGAtatgttaaataataaatacataagaaAGCTGTGGCAATGACCTTACTCTTGGTACAGTTTTTACTTCGCTCCAGACTGCTCCTTAGGTAGAAATGGTTCCattctgcagcagctgcagtgtAATTAGTTGCTTGATTCACACTAAGGAGCTTACATACTAAGGGTTGAGCAAAAAGAAAGCAGATTACAATTTGAGAAGCAGGATCTTGCTGGGCTACAAACACAAGAGACAAACACAAGACTGTCATGTATAAAGAGCAGTATGTGAGCATTTTGTCCGTCTCTGACTTAAATTAGAAAATAAAGTTCTTCCTTGAGCTGGAATCGAATTTGAATTAGTGGTTTGCGGTGTAAAATCTGCTCCACTGAATGGGATTTGTACCAGTAACTCTCAGTCCTCACAGATTGTCTGTAAGTCACATGCTCTTTTCTGTTACCTAGCAACAGTAAAGCTCAGGCAAAAGTTCCTCAAGAGAACTTCCAATCTGTCTGAGGAAGGCTTTGTGCTCAACCTTTAAAGTAATACTATGTTGTGAAACATTTAGCTCTAGAGCCAGAACAACATTACCTAGGAGCCACATCAAAATTACTGAAGAAGATTGTGTAGTTCCATTATAGTGGCTTTTTGAATCATCAACAAGGTTATTCATGTGTTTAGTTGATGTAGGctatccttttctgattctcaTCAGAATCTGTACTGTAACTCATTGGGTGTGTAATGTATTGTTCTgtgctaaaataaataaatacagaagcATTTTAATTCAGCAACATTTTCCCTGCACAGTAACTGGTTTGTTTTGATGAGCAACAAGTGCAGAGTGAATCACTGGTAGCACTACAACTCTGCAGGTCCTCAATAAATCATTCTGCTGACAGCCTGTGTGAGCAGGGAAAAatgtagaagaagaaaaaaatcatactaCTTACCTTCAGAGTTGCACCACCTTACACAACATATGAAGACGAGAAAGAGTTGAAGTAGCAGTGCTCTCCACATTCTGGCTGGTCCGTCCAGCTCCGCTGTGCAGATGGAGGAGCTGTAGGGACTGGGCTGGGATGCTGTtgcttttttctgtctgtctttcttggCCCGCTAGTTGATGAAAAGGGGCGTGCACAAAGGCCAGGACAGCCGCTCCCCCAAGCCAGTCTCGGCCCTCCGGATAAATCCCTCTGGCCCTGGAACCTGCATAATGCCATCCAGGTCCCACACTCCCCCacaccgttctcttaatacaacCATGCCCCACACCAATgcaaaatagtttaaaaataaGTTGCCATAAATTCATTACCGGGTACGTTGGGCTCTCTTTATGTCCAACAGTAATATTAATGTTTCCCTAAAGAtacactaaaataaaacaattaacgTTTGATAAATCGACGACACCGTCAGATCTCAaaatgaaaagtgacaaaaaagaaaattgccaGTTGCACTGCACCATTCAATTAAGTGACTACAAATGTACAGTAGGCCTACCAAAGTTAAACATGGTTTAAACAAGATAAGAAAACATAATGTTTTCGATCCATAACGTTCCAGCGTCTGATCAGTAGTCCAACACCTCCATCATGCGGCCGAGCAGGGCCATCAGCATTCCACCTGCCGCCGCAGCCTGCTcctaaaaaaaatcagtttagaAGCTAATTCGGTCgacgtagttaggtttaggcatgtgGACCGGGGATTGGTTAGAGTAAGGGTAAGAAaaccagggtaagccaatcagaggcagaataagTCAGAATAATGCGGGCCACGAGGCACGTCCTGTGACGTCCACACGTCTAGTGGatccgatctagcatctaccctAAATCACAGGACAGCTCAAAGACGGTTGCCATTAGCAACCGAGCAACTAAAACTTGGAGAAATGAGGAACCGAGCCCTGAGGGGGGAAGTTAAGTAACGTTAAAggccttttttttcatttgtactCATCATGGCaactccacagagaaatgcagaaAACGTTATGAAGGTGGAGGGCAACACGACGCAGGTAAGAAAATATCGATGACAACGATAAATCTGTGGGGTCCTCCTTTGGTAAAATTATACATAAAAACGTTAGTAGCTAGTTTAGCtatcgctagctagctaatgttaacttGCTAGTTAGCCGTCTCCTGAGTAACGTTACACTTCAAATTTGATGTCAAGTTAGCCAGCTACATTACAGGGAAATATTGTGCTTTGTAACGTTAactagttacgttactccactAATGTTACAGTATACCAGCTTATAAATATGAGCTTATAAAGTTAGCTACATATTAtgtattgtttaaaataaagcTCCCCAAAtgtataacgttaacgttagaaAAGAAAAGTTTGACCAAACTAAAGCCCAAGAGAGCACCTAAAGTTTATTTAGAATTTTCTCCACAGATATATCATCTCAAATGATATCAGTATCAGCCTGAAACAACAGTGTCAGTCAGGCTCTTGTCCAAACACAGCATGACTTTACTATGGAGCTGCCAAAAGCACCTGTGTATCATGTTCTATCACAAGACCTTTTCCCTTGTTCCCAGCATATGGACACTGTTCGGAAGTCACTGGAGAAACGTAGAAGCATTTCTGCGAATGACGCAACAGAGACAGGGATGCTGCGGTCCAGGATAGATGAACAGTCAAGTCTGATCTGCATGTtgaaagagagagcagatgaGGTGCTTCTTCGATGTCAAGCCCTGCAACACATCAATACGGAGCTAGAGAGACGAGTAACAGACTGCCAGACAGAACTGGACAGTGAAAGAAACAGAGCAGAGCTATTAGAGAAGAGATTTATGGATTTAGCTGCCAACAATCAAGCAATTATTGCTTTCATGGAAGAGTACAAAAGTCAGAATGCCCAGTTAAAGctggaaaacaaacagctgcAGTCAGAAAATGACACTCTTTTCTCCCAAAAATTACAAGATAAAGAAGTGTTTGTTCAAAAACAGATGCAAGAAATCAAACAGCTGACAGAGAAATACACAAATAAGGAAATTGAATATCAGTAAGTAGAACTATTGTCATGTATTAATAATGCTGAAAGGTCAATCTATTGGTCAACCAACAGAATATTAATCAACAGCAATTTTAATCATCTTATGAGAAATTTATTAAGTAAAACTGCCAAACATTCCCTGGtttaagcttttaaaatgtgagcatttgctgttttttttctctgtttgttgtTAAATGGAATACTTTTGCTGAATTTTACATCAATCTTTTAGGGAGAATTTAGCTGGATGCCAGTCAAAACTCCTGGAACAAACAGCTCAGCATCAATCCAGGGCCACATCGCTACTTGATCAATTGCATGGTGCTCAGCAACAACAAAGAGATGCTGTAGAGATGTGCAACGGTGGGTAGTCAACGTTTTATCATTctcaatattatattataatctCAAGTGCTACAAAGTACAAGCATTTGTAAACTTCTGGCCTTCTCTCCACAATCAGCATTAAAGTTGAATCTACAAAATGCTGAAGAAGAGCATGCTTTCAAGGAAACCAACTTGAGAGAAAGCATAACAAGCCTCACCAAAGAGAAGGACAAATTACTGTGTCTGTCTATGGAAAGAGGGAAAGTAATACAGGTGATTGAATATACTACTtgctaaaaagaaaaagctcTGCACAGATGAATCAATTACTTTATCTACAAACAAATTGCTCTTAAATACAGGAGAAACAAGAGGAAATCCAGCAACTGGAGACACAAtggaaagaggagaaaaaagccCGCGCCGAAGCAGAGGACAGGTAAATTGTGCATCAACAACCCAATACTGCTTTAAGACAAATCCGGAAGGATAACCAGTATTGTCCCTGTCTATATTTCTCCATGACTATATTTGTTCTGATCTTGCCTCAGGTTTGAACAGGAAGCAGAAACTGTTAATGCAGATGTTAAAGTGAAGTCTCTCCAGTCTGCTCTTGATGAATCCACGACAAAATATGAGAAGCTGAAAAAGGTTTGTTAAAATCTGCAAGTGTGATTGACAGTGGCCCACATAACATGCTCAACATATCTTCTTCTGGCATTATTTTACAGGATTTTGAAGCCTTCAAAGAGCACAGCACCAACCTCCTTTTACAAGAAAGGGAGTTAAATAAGAAGCTTCGCCACATGATGGGCTAAACTTTAGCAATAATATGTAAGTGTTAGCCTatgttttcattaaaacaaatttTTTTCACCAAGAATGTTTGTTCCCTGACAGTGCTAACaatgtgaagaaaagaaaagtacaaactgtgacaaaaaaaatatatcacaatgttatttttaatttcGTCTTCACCTTTCCAGAGAAATGGAAccacaacatacatacacagcatGACATCTTAAAAGTTctttaaatagaaaatatattgttaagAATGCTCCTCTGCCAGTTTCTCAGCCTTTTGGATTACTTCTTCAATGGGAACCACCATGTTGAAAGCTTGCTCTGGCAGGGCATCATATTCACcttgaagaaagaaaataataacCATTACAATCAAATGTCCATTAAGTTAATCCCATCTAGAAATATATGAACCTTGACGCAGCACTCTACCTCCTAGAATGCTCTGGAAGCCTTTGATTGTTTCCTTCAGAGGCACCAGCTTTCCCATGTGGCCAGTAAAGACGTCTGCTACCTGGAAGGGCTGCGACAAGAAACGCTGGATCTTACGAGCACGAGCTACAGTTAGCTTATCTTCCTCAGACAATTCATCCATACCCAAGATGGCAATGATGTCCTGCAATGATTTGTAGTCCTAAAAAAACAGTTAGGTTGTTAGACaagattttagtttagtttttggaTTGCGGATATTGTTAACAGCAATTTGTTGCATCCAAGTGAGCAAAAGTTGTGGCAGGAGCTGGGTCAGTTAAATCATCAGCAGGTACATAGATAGCCTGTAACAAAATGAGCAACTTGAGTATATATAATCAGGAAAAATGAGTGCGCTGATGTGCAATTAGCATTTTGTGTCGTCTCACTTGTACTGAGGTGATGGAGCCCTTTTTGGTAGTGGTAATTCTCTCCTGCATTGCCCCCATATCAGTGGCCAGTGTGGGCTGGTAACCCACAGCAGAGGGGATATGGCCCAAATGAGCAGACACCTAAAGGACAATGACACAAATATTCAGACGCAAGATGTGTATACATAAACGATATCATAATTTGTTGATGACATctgaaaataatgacaaatCTATTTGGCATTGCATACCTCGGATCCAGCCTAGGTAAACCTAAAGATGTTGTCAATAAAGAGAAGAACGTCCTGTCCCTCCTGATCACAGAAGTATTCAGCAACAGTCAAAACGGTAAGAGCAACTCTGGCACGGGCACCTGGGGGCTCGTTCATTTGACCGTACACCAGCGCTACCTGAGAACACAGACAGGAATCACCTGGGGAGTTTAGCATGAGTTGACACTGACTGAATAGATCTACATGAATCCATCAAAACTACGTTACTAGAAAATATACATGTAGGAATTCAACACGCACAATAATCAATTATAATATGCATGTATGAAAATATGAGTGCAGACAAAAAAACCTAGGGTGTCATGTAATCCACCCACCAATCTTTCCACCCTTTACGTAGGGTGCCAGCAGATCTACCACTTTGATGCCAGTGACCAGGATCTTCTGCTCCACACTCATGTTCAGGGGCTTCAGCGTGAATAGGAGCAGTTCTGCAAGATGATTAtaagttatttttaaatatgCTGTTTAAAGGACAAGGCTGTCCATgttcttattttttaattgtgaaTGAATCATATGAAGACATGAACCAGCAAAATAAATAGCAGTAATAGTCAGGAATTCAAGATGTACTGAGAGTAGGGTTGCACGatgttgacaaaatgtgatgttgcgatatcgattatgaatattgcaatatcgatattcattttgatatttttaaacatttaaaataaaagttgttttactggttgtacagtataaaatatataaataaagagaaagaaagcgaAAGAAACAatttttctttcgcttctctaatttgttccgttttgttgtctctatctatttcttcactgacactgtcactctgtcgaaatatgcacacgtggtagggtttgtcacgtagtggacccgtacgctgacgtgcactaacgtgcaagtggcacggtaactggccaatgaaacatgatcattatagcgtttcaactgggctctaaatcaaacacaattatgccacacagccaacggagaGGAcacagcgctccacaaaataaacaaaatattgcatacctATTGCGACACTTGATataatattgcgataacgatattgagtcgatatatcttgcacccctagatATAATATTGCTCAACGTGATATTGTGATAACGATATTGAAttgatatatcttgcacccctaacTGAGAGACAAACTTATGATTTGGgaagaaaatatagaataacTCTAGCATCATCAAACTTACTGTTTGGTGGTAATTGGACCCCTCTCATCAATGGGTTCTCAAATGTTGAGACAATGACATGTTGTCATGATCCTGCCCAAGGTCTCAGGGCCCACAGGGATCCTGATGGGGGCTCTGGTATCCAGAACCTTATGACCGCGGACCAGACCCTCTGTGCCATCCATGGCGATTGTTTTAACTGTGTTTTCACCTGAAGAAGGGCATGGGGAGAGACAGTAAAGACACTTCATCCAATCACAGCCACTATCCGGCAGTTGGGCAGTACTGCCTGAGCAGCTAGGGCAGCATAACCCCTGCCTGACATATTAAAAGTGACTTTACGATTACGATAACAGCAGCAACTCAAATTGAGAAATCAAAATCTACAGGATAAATaaacaatgtaaaatgtatttccacatattgcacatatttatacatatatagtgCTTCAGAATTGCAAGGTCCATGTTTCGTTGCCACTGAAACTTACAGGCTGAAAAGTTTAGCAGGTAGTGACTTATACTGAGTTACTTAGAAAGGTCATTGATTGGGGACATCAAGACATGATTGGAGCTACGTCTGATTGAAGTAATAATATGACCAAATAACTGTGTTTTATagatgctttaaataaaaaaaataaatccctaCTGATCGCAAATGACTGGAGACACTTTATGGTCAATTTAAGAAGTGAGCTCTGAGCATGCATTTAAGTCAAGCCAAAGGACATATGCTGACAGTCGGTCCATCCTTAAAAAGTGTCTTCGCTCACTCAAAGAAAGAGCCACTGATTGTCTTTAGGGAGTGGAACCCCCTGCAGCATCGTCGCACAGCAGTGACAACACCCAACGTAGTAGATGGCTGAAGGTGAACGTACACACCATGGACAGTACACACGGACACAGCTATGAGCGATCTTGAACTGCTGCGCAACCCAACGGGCTGTCTGAGCATGCGCGGTCCATCGTGTTCTTATACCCTCATTTACCAATAGAGGGCAGCACAAACCCGCCTAGTAGGATTTTACTGATTTCTGATTCTGCTGCTGCCCTCATGCTGCATGATGACACTGTGGAAGTGTTCATGTAGTTCCTAAAATACTTAGATTATCAATAGGTAAAACCACCACTGAAAATACCACTGTAatgaatataaaatactgtgaaTTTCACAGTATATTCTACCCATCTGTTACAGAGTGCCAGAGTGTTAAGTTCTTGTTTTTTAACCCATACCAATACTTTACAATAATTTTCACAAGTTGTAAATGTTGCTGCAACATATAGGAATGCTATGAATGGACGTCATTCATTATATGAAAGTGACAGAGTGGATTTTGCCAAGCCATTATTCAGTGCAACATTCCTTTGTGTCAGAGAGTCTCTTCTTATTACTTCTTGCCTGGAGCTTTGCAAAACAAAGCCTCGCCACCTTAAGCACAGCAGGCAGCCATGAATCAGGAGCCAGTCTGCACAGGACAAGTCCCATCTCTAAACCACACCAGTACGCTAAAAGGTCACCTCTACTAGTGGATGTTCACATGGTCATCTTTTAGGGTCTGGAAGGTGAAGTACCACCTACGGCTTCTGTTATTAAGATATATTGCATGTCACTCGCTTACTGGTTGCAACCCCCTTTTTcagttaaaagaaataaatcacaATAGCCACAAAATGTTTATCTAGTGAACTAAAGTTAGTTGAGGTTTCTGTTGAGAATACTGTAATCATCCACTgtttattaattaaaacaacTAGATCCAATTTACCATGGCAAGAAATAAAACTATGTATTCAAAATATTTTACAGATTCAAATACCCTTAGCCCCACAGTTGTTTATATTGATACAGATAATTTGAAGATTAAGAAATATCAACGAACATTTGTAGTCTTTAGTGTGTTAACAGCAAAGAGAGTAGTAGCCCTCTAATGGAAAAACATCAGAAGTCCAAGTGTAAGCAGATGATTGTCTGAGCTATCTACAACTCTCCCCTTGGAGAAAATTCCATATACAataaaacatcaacaacatAATTTTCACCAGATCTGGGACCCCTTCATTTGCTATGTATTGAGAACAGACTTGTCACATGTGATGGAAGAGCCTGGGGACATGTAAACAGTGGCACTTTGCAGTACCTAagattgcagaaatatgtttgttttattcttttcttcaATATAATGGACCAGAATGGACTAATTAATTGACCTGATTCCCAACCAAGATTTGGAACCACTTGAGAGGGTGGGGGGGTAGACATGTTTGTTCGAGACATGTCATTGCATTTCTTTGTATTTCTCTGTTATGttgtgaaaacaataaaaagaatgttggtaaaaaaaaaatttaaaaaaagaaataaaaaaagacaaatacacaATATGATAATTCTGTGGTATTTAAGAATGAGTTACCCCCTAGTAAACGCATACATCTACAGGTGATTGTACTTGCTTCAGTGTTGCTTCACTGTTGCAAACATCCAAGTTCCCCTGCCCTGAGGGCAGAACGGGAGTCCTTGCAAGGCTCAGTGGGATCTGGTCTGTTAGTGCCTCCTTATAAAGGAGGAGTGAGTATCTTGAGGTCTTTCATTCCTCAGAATGACTGacactgctgctgttgctgctgttcaATCGATGAGCTAACTGGAGCTCCCTGTGCGCTCTGGTCCTCTGCTGTTCCTGCTACCTTTTTCAAGTCTGCATTTTGGGCTGCActcaaaatacaacaatacTACAAATCGCAGCATTTCCAAAGGAGGTTGGACTGTAAGTTGATACTTTATGATTGATGATTGTTATTTTAAGGATATTATccacttttaaaagaaaataatactcATGAAACTGTTTTCTGATGCACAAACATTTCCAACCTGATTTGATGCAGAAACTACTTTTGTGGATAGTAAAATGGATCGATATTGATTTGTTGTTGCCATTTTTCTCCAAAGTTGGGACAAAGATGTTCCCCTCCTCTACGTTGGTGCTGCTGGTAACAGCACTGACCAGCGTCTGGGCCCAAGAGTTTTACGAAGAGAGGAAAACTAACATAAAATCCAGGTCCAAACCTTTGGCTGCAAATATTCATAATGGACAAGGTAAGacaatgaaagaaaatatttttcttctCATACAAATTCTCTTTTTGGTGCAAGAAATTTAACATGTTGCTACAGTGATATTCTAATGTATTGTTCATGTCTTACTCTGATTGTACTCATCTGCAGTTTTTCCCTGTGTGGAGACTGGAGAAACAAATGCATCATTTTGACACACAaagttaaatcaaaatgtaatcaatTGCTTAGTGAAAGTAATAacactttaaaaacatgttgaGTCCTTCATTATGTTCTGTGTTCACACAGCCATCCTAGACGAGGACTGTAGCTTGGAGCTCTCCTTCCTGTTGGACAGCTCCGAGAGCGCCAAGGACAATCATGAGCAGGAAAAGCAGTTTATCATGAACATGGTGGACAGACTCCAAGGGGTACAGCTGCAGACCGGCCGCAACTTAAACTTGAGGGTGGCTCTCCTACAGTACAGCAGTCACGTTATCACAGAGCAAACCTTCAGAGACTGGAGGGGCACAGAGAACTTCAAGACCCGTATAGCTCCCATCATCTACATCGGGCATGGCACCTACACCACCTACGCCATCACCAACATGACCAAAATCTACCTGGAGGAATCCAGCCCCAGCAGCATCAAAGTAGCCATGCTACTTACAGATGGTATTTCCCACCCGAGGAACCCTGACATTTTCTCTGCTGTCGCTGATGCGAAGAACCAGGGCATCAAATTCTTCACTTTGGGCATCACCCGGGCAGCCAACGAGTCAGCCAATGTAGCCCGTCTCCGTCTGCTCGCCAGCTCCCCGGCCACCCGCTTCCTCCATAATTTACAGGACAAAGACATTGTCGAAAAAATCGTCCCTGAGATTGTGAGTATAATACCTTGTCTTTCAACAGACACCACTGAGAAGTAAAGGGATGTATATGCTTTGAATAAGGATCTTTTCAGGGTTGACACATGGACAGGCCTGTTCAGGTATTCGTATAGAGATGGAATGATGACAATGCTCTGgagaaacaaatgaaagaatgtctGTGACAGCTATGGATTTTAAGCTTTTTACACagctttaaaaaacattgtttgaCATCTGCATGAGCATATCCCCTAGGATTCCTAGAATGTATCTATACACATAGCACATGACTTGCATTCAGACATAGACATACACTGGCACTGCTATAACTCATTCTTAAATAACTTAAGTTGTTCTTAACATTGAAGTATTAAGGAATGTTATTTGTCTTCATCAGTTTCTCGTCTTTCAATTTTAAGTGCCTATACATTTGGTTTCCCCAAACTACTGTTTGTATGAAGTAGTTTTATAGGCATCTATTGTGCCACATTAAAATATCATTACAAATCTGCCTCACTAAGCAATGACTGAACAAATCAAATAAGGGACTGCAATATTGTCAAAATTCATATTCTGTCAGATATTcataaacatttgttttctttgcagaCCAGCTTGGCTGATGAAGGAGTAAGTAATATTACAATCAGACAGCTCATATATGgaatcttttaaaatgtaataatgtgtAATTAGGTGAGGGTGTATAGAATTACATTCATGACAGCTTAGCAATCATGTCTCTTTTTTCTAAAGTGCCCTCTGGCTCAGAGATGTGCTtgtgagaaa
It contains:
- the LOC144525214 gene encoding coiled-coil domain-containing protein 89 codes for the protein MATPQRNAENVMKVEGNTTQHMDTVRKSLEKRRSISANDATETGMLRSRIDEQSSLICMLKERADEVLLRCQALQHINTELERRVTDCQTELDSERNRAELLEKRFMDLAANNQAIIAFMEEYKSQNAQLKLENKQLQSENDTLFSQKLQDKEVFVQKQMQEIKQLTEKYTNKEIEYQENLAGCQSKLLEQTAQHQSRATSLLDQLHGAQQQQRDAVEMCNALKLNLQNAEEEHAFKETNLRESITSLTKEKDKLLCLSMERGKVIQEKQEEIQQLETQWKEEKKARAEAEDRFEQEAETVNADVKVKSLQSALDESTTKYEKLKKDFEAFKEHSTNLLLQERELNKKLRHMMG